The Elaeis guineensis isolate ETL-2024a chromosome 3, EG11, whole genome shotgun sequence region CAAAAATGTTGTTCTTTGGAGAAAAAGGAAGAACTAAAATCAAGAAACAATATCCTacaatcaaaaataaagatgtgtATGATGGGCAATTACTAGAAGGTGTTATCTAAGGTATTATGGCATAGTATCACACCCTAACAGTATGCTACCAAAAAATGGCATTGGATGCTTAAAATACACATCAATAACTACTAAAAAATGACATAATAAGAATTGGACAATTCATGCTTGACTATCAATGCATTATGTCACAAAATACCAAGTGACCCCTCAATGACACCAATGACATCAGACACATAATATTTCTGAAAATTGACCAAAGAGATGTCATTTGCTTTGCTTTCCAGATTATgggtttttttttggtggggagAGGGGACTTTTGTGTGAAAGTCATTCCTTCACAAAAATCACTAATTTCACAGCCAGTTTAAAGTAATTAAAATCTTGAATATTAGTATGAGCAGATACATCATTCTACTGACCCTGACAAACAAATAGTCATGGTTCAATTGTGgacaccaaaaagaaaaagaaaatgcatTGAAAATTGTTTATACCAAGTCCAGAGCAAGGATTCTATGTTGATCCTGCTCGATATTGCAAAAATAGCATCAAATGGAAACAAGGTTACTGCAGTGTCTTTGCAACTGAGAACAAAGCTTCACATCCTGCCCTTGTGGATCAATGagaacaaacaaaagaaaaaaggcTTTTGAAGCAGTTTAGCACAGTAACAAGACAAGGTAAACTGCACAAAACTGGCACGGTTCAATATGAGCAGACCAAGGCAGCTCCCCCCGGCATGCAGGGCACTTGCACACACACCTGTGCCATTTGCCCGTCTAGCCTGGCATAGTAGATGCCAAACAGCACAGACTGGCACATGCGGACACAAGGATCTGTTAGTAAATAGTAATTGACAGTTATGGGCAAGTAAAATGAATATTATTGTCTGAGTTCCAACATATATCAAGCCCCATGcaaaaaatatttaacataacTAAAGAAGGTAAAAAAGTTCTTTATCACTCTTCAGACACTTaaggtgaaataattttttaaaaaaattcttgtaCAGGATTTCCAGTTATGGGCAATGTAAAATGAATATTTTTGTCTGAGCCCCAACATTTATCAAGCCTCATGcaaaaaatatttaacataacTAAAGAAGGTAAAAAAGTTCTTTATCAGTCTTCCAATCATGGTTTTGAAAACCGGACCAAACCGTTCGGTTCAGGGCGTATCGAGCCGGATCGACGCAGAACTGGATCGATTCAGCCCCGCTTTTCGACagccgacaaaaaaaaaaaaaaaggaaccgcCCAGTTCGGCCCCGAACTGAATGGTTTCGGTTTGAACCAGATGGTATGTAGCTTTACCGAGCCGAACCATCCGATTCGGCTTCATTTCGACTTCTTCTCTGtttctcaatctctctctctctctttctcactcccTAACACTGAGAGCGGCAGGAAGACTCTAGGAATATGTGGATTAAAGCCTTTTAAGGTATGTTTCTCCTTcctatctctctttcctctctttctctcttttttttgaaaaattcaggACAAATGAAAAAACAAGGAAAAatcatgtcaatttttttttttgacatgattttaaTATATGTTATACATTTATGGATGATTTACATAatgacactaaaatcattaatttttgttaagtatataattttttaaattaaaaatatattttaaaataaaaaattatttaaaaaataactatAAAATCAAATTATTGTTTAGGGACTTGCAAGCTACTTTTGACATAAATTTGATGCCTATTTATCAATGTTTCAATGCATCTTGCGCATAGTAGCCTAGgcctaaatttgaaaaaaaaaagtatttcatGCATGTCccctatctaaaaaaattatatgtagtaTCCATGGTAAGATTTTATatggatctaaaatcaattattttttcataattttttaaatttttaatgtattttattttaaaaaataataaataataaataaataatttaaaaatataaaaaaattaggtaAACAAAATATATCATTTTTACGTAATCATTGAAGTGATGTGCTTATCAATTTTCAAGAATGGATCCACTAAGGAAGAAAAAGGATTCAGAACGTGACATTAATTGAGAGCATGGGAAGATGCTCTCAAATCGACATCATTGGAGACGTAAATGATGTAGCATAGAATTCAATGAAGGAGTTACACGATTGAAGCAACATATAGCTGGCAGCTATCCAGATGTAGCTATGTGCTGTAAGCATCCATAAGAGGTCCTTCAGTTAATGAAGAAATACTTTACTGATTTTAAAGcaacaaaggaaaaaaatttgatgaagaagGCAGAAGTGGACCGTCAAGTAGCAGAGCCACCTTTTCATCACTCCAGAGAGTCAGAGAAAGGATCTGTTCCAGATGATGAGCAAGTACAGATTGAGACTGCTATTCAGATGAGCTTAGATGATCAGTGGTAGCTAGAGGAGATAGCCAGGCATAGAGCTCGATTTGAACCGTCAACTTATGAGGACGGGTCAGGCTTAGAAAGCACTGCAAGTTTAGGAGGACATACTCGATTAGAGAGCCCGCTAGTAGAAGCACCAACTGTCTTGCATCCATATTGGAAGCATTTGGTAGTAGAAAAAATCTTTTAGAGAGATTCCAACAGGAGCCACTATCCACAATTTGCATACACATACATTTTCTAGCAAGATTCCAAGCAATAAaggattgatactatgctaaGGAAAGATAAGAAGGAGGATATATGACAAGCTAATAAATACTACTAAATATCAATTTGgactttaaaatattaaataatccaTAAAAACTTGAGTGGACACTCCcctcccaaaaaaaagaaaaaaacaaaaaaaaatggcatgccGGTTCAGCCGATATGCCCGCCGTATCGTGTGTTGGTACGGTACTGGAACCGACTGGTGATCGAAACAGTCACCGATACCAGTTTTCAAAACCTTGCTTTCAATACTTAAGGTGAAATGATTAAGAGAATTCTTGTATAGGATTTCCATCCTATGAAGTTTCATATTTTCTCATCGAAACATATGATAGATATCAGTTTTAATGTTCAGAGATATATTAGAGCTAGACTCGCAAGATACCGAGTGTTTACTATTTAAAACTTTTTGCAACTGAATCTCCACTTCTTTGCTTCAGTTAAATGAATCATTTATACATGTCATATATGATCAATGTGATGGACGGATGAtgctttgcttccaaccatcaagATGCTTACTGAGACATGCAATCCAATTTTTGTCTCTTCCTTTCAAAGAGAGAGATGTTGCTATATCTTGCATTGAAAATCCTCCTCCTTTATTGTAATGCATATATGTATAGTCAAATATTGTAGTTCAAGATCATTTGTATTGTTTTTTTAACCTTACATAGAATTCCTAACTAAAATTATATGCATAATGAACTGATATATGAGATTTTCCTGTCCCTAAAAATGAAAATGATGGCCCTTTCTTGCTGAGCATTTTTAATAAatctttatcatttttttatatgatatgttgatgagataattttttttttcatttttttatacaTTCAGTTTCAGCTGTCTAAAAACAGAAGTCTGACTTATGCTTCCCTTGCATTCTCTAATTACATTAAGGCACTTAGTTTAAGATGTCCATGCATGCTTGAACTAGCTATATTTATTTAAGAGTGTAATAATGTCAAGAACCTTAAGAAAGAGAAGATAAATATGGACATGACTCTACCCAATTGGGGCATCACGTAGAGATCCCTTAATTCTTATTATCAGAAGCTTCTCGAAATGATAAATTGTGTAGAGATTTGTTTCCCTTCTTTATTAGGTCTAACGTATCGATCCAAATGCTGCGTCCAGAATTTTGTGGATAATTTCAGTGGGAAATCACAAAAAATGCTATCAGTTGAAACCACCATAAGGAAAGTTTTCAGGCATTGATAAATCACATTGGTCCATAGAGTTGTCCCCAATAGAGGTAACAAGGCTTGATGGTTAAGATATGTGAAAACGACACACAAAGACAAGTGGCTCTAGGCACATGTTCGCGCAAACAAATACACAGATTTGAGCTTCAAGTATAATACAAGATAAATCCAAAGAAGATCTTAATTTAGGCACAATCTCCACCTCCCCATACCTAGTAATGTTACTCATTTATGCACCTAAAAATCCAAAATCTATTCACAATTTCACATAAATTCACTTTTACCTGAGATTTCTCTCCTAAGATTAAGAACCCTGACACAAACTCCATTCCGTCTTAACTTCAATTGTACAACAAAAATCTTCACTTATCCAAGGTTTAACGCCAATTATACTACAGTATGTACAGTCTTGCAGAATGGTTTATACCATGCAGTGCCACCCCATATCAGCAAATCAGTGAGTAGATACAAGCACATACCACAGAATGCACCATACTAATACATGACCATTATGTCCACATTCTGCTGCATATCAAACTTTTCTCCTATCAAAACCATAAAAgtgccaagtcaaaaatagaAAGAGGACTTCATCCATCACTTAGCTAAGTAAATATCCCAAGTTGCTTAAAGGATACTTAATATCCACCCCCTTATCCAAAAATGTTTAATTCATCGTAGCTTTCTCATCAACTACTACATTTTTTTCTGTCAGGTCTCTCAATGCTTGTCGGTCTCCATATATCAATTTTGAAGCAGTGCATGTCTATCTTCAAGCATACGGACCACAAGAACCCACAAGAACGCTCAAATAATTCCCATCACTGTGCACATTTTAACTATTAGAAATAATAGATGAAACTTTAACATGAACAAAACAAAATTATCCAAGAAGAATCAATTGCTTTTAAAGAATCCTAACACAAGAATGCATAGGAATTAATACAATTTCTTTATACCCAAAGGAGGGGCTCCGTGGACTAGCAAAATCCTGGATCTGCTGTCGAACAACATCAATTCCCCTATCGTCAGATGCATTGAGCACCAAAATCATGTTATGATACTGCTCGCCATACAACTTCCTTGCCACGGCCAAGATCGTCGACGTCTTCCCGCTCCCCGGCGGCCCATATAGAAGCAAATGGGGCAGCCTGTTCTCGTTCGTCAGCCGATCAACTTGcagtaaaagcaaaaaaaaaaaaaaaaaatccattaacCACAAAACGGAACCAAGAAAGAAGCAGAAGGAACGCAACGGGGTTACTGGTGTCGACGATATCATGGTGGGCTGCAACGTCGGAGAGAGATCGGGGGCGGTACTTCTCAACCCAGGGGGCGGActtgccgtcggggccgagggggCACCCTTGTTGGGCCTCGCCGGCGGGGTGTCGCAGTCAATCTCCATGGGAGCGGCCGCCTCCGCCATCGGAAGCTCGGGGTTCGCTGAAGCCCTTCTCTCCCTCGCTAGCGCTCTATTTCTCTGATTTCGTGTAGTGCTCCCACTAGTCGCGTCTATGGCGCCAAAACCCCTTCCAGTGTTAGGGTACTCAAGGGCCGTGGATACGCTCACCGGGGGTTCATTGGACCGAGACCTTCACGGTGCCAATGTAACTCGGGTGAGTCAACTCGGGAACTATAAGTCGTAATTTATAAAAGAGAGCCCAGCTAAAATCTGCTTCTAGTGCTAAACTAGACCTTTAGAAATATATCTAATATCATACGACAAGTTCCCAGATTGGATGCGTAACATATCCAAGCATGGAAGCACATATTTAATAAAATGTTATAATGGTTGTTTAAATTATTGTAATCATGTTAAACTTTAATAAATGAATATAATCATGGTAAACTTTAACTCAAGCTCTAACTATCCTTTATTCAAGCTTGAAGCTTACATCAAGCTTACTAAATAAATCAATTCTTATATCTAATTTCGTGTTCCAAAATAATTTCAAGATGAGCTTGATCATACTCCTAATTCATAATGCATGATTAAATAGGAAAAATCTATTAGTTATACcacattaaataaataaaaaatttagcaacTATCATCTGATAATCTAAAGCAAGTATTATTGAATCCTTACAACAACATATTTCTTTCTTAGAGTTATATCAtattaaacaaataaaaaatttagcaacTATCATCTGATAATCTAAAACAAGTATGCTTGAGTCCTTAGAGCAACATAGTTCTTTCTTGTATAAAAACTTCAAATGATCCCACTCAAAATCTAACAATAATCATGAGTTGACGTAATTTAGTCCATGAAAAATCTGTCTATATAAGATCCAATAGCCTAAATTCATGAACACAAGCAAGAGTTGTTATATGATTAGACCAATGCTCGGTTCGAGCACTAATTCAACCAGAGACGTACTTTGGTGTATGCTGCTATACCCCAACCTTACAATTAAAATTAACCAGATGCAAGTGACTAAATTTTGATATTCACACCATAGAGCTTTATTAACTTTAATGACAACAATTAGGACTATCAAATTGACAATCTCAAGCCTCAGTCTTTGTTTCGATTGGATCAGATTTTACTTTTATTCAGGTCTCAACATATTGTGATGCATGCACTCAGACCCAAGTTTCAGCGACAAGCTCGGATCCATACCCCAAACTGACAACCAAGGTTCATGAAACCAAATCTTGACTTCCATGGAAGCGGCCTAAAACCGGTCACGCAGATTTAATCTTTCCGACTCAGGGATCGGTGAGTCAATGAGTCAACTCGGTTTTCACCAGGTGAAGTGATCTGGAAATCCCCTTAAAATCCCCCTGCGCAGCGCGCAGCTGCTCCATTCTCTTCATAgtaatgcagaaaggcttcggcGGTGGGACCCCAATGGAAGTCAGGAAGGCTGGAGAAGGCGACGCGGCCGGAGGCGAAGGCACCGCTGCTGCCGGGCGAAACACGAAGCAGAAGCCCCCATTTAGGCCCGCGAAAGATGACACCAAGCCACTCCTTCGCGACCCCGTCCGTCTAAAAACattctctctccactctcttcCTTCTGTCTTGATCTGATTTTATCTCTTACTTTGATCTAATATGTgtgtgatttcttttttttttggggtgggggGGCATAGATACTGAGGTCGGACCCCATCGAGACCGAGCAAGCCGTGCTTCGTCTTCCCCCGTTTCCACGCACCAACTCCCAGTTCTGATTGGCCTGCTGGTAATTCTCTGTCAGTTTAGTTATTTCTGTAATAATTGTGGAGTGAACGATTGAGtagtctaaattttagatttgatagtcGTACTGCGGGCTTCAAAATTCTTCACATTTTCTATTTgctcaaaaaattcataaaatttttctagaCTTCGTTCTGATTAATCTCATGTTATGagttgtttttcttctttttatttttttctgatattATTCATTGTGTCTTATTCAAAACTGCGCATAAGATCTTGCTTGGTTTGTGGATAGAAGATTTTACCGATGCAATGTGAGGGCTGGTAGTTCTGTAATTCAAGCCTTTTCAGCTTTGGCAAAATATAGTTAAATGGGACATGTAAGGTGTGTTTTTATGCAATGTAGACCGCAAAAATCTTGTAGAAACAGAAATGGAAACCTATGTTGTGAGAAGAAAACCAAAGATAACAAAATTTTCACCTGCTTTGTGTATGATCTCATTCTCAATTTCCTATTTAAACAATTGAACCATTTGCAACTTTGAAAAGTTGGATTAAATAAAAGAATGGTGAACTGAAACACAACCTTCACCTGAGGGTGCTAATTACTTCAGTCAGTAAAGTCACTGAGCGTTGATACCAGTCACCTGGGTTCGAATCATGTACTCAATTTTGAGCAGGCTTCTTACTATCCTAGCTCTCAAAAAAGAAACACAACCTTCACTTGTCATCAACTTTATGGAAGATTAACTTCACTCAATATCTGAACACAGTGATTGCTTATGTTTTCCTCTAATTTTGAAAAtcagtttctttttttcttttttcttgatcaaaGTTTTGATAGTCTGACCATTGACAAAATAAAATACAATTTTATTGAACAAGAGAATTGATATTAAGCTGCCTAAATATGCAGCTTGCATATAGCTAGAACTCTTATGAGGAATTTTATGACATATGAAAGATggatttttttctcataattttgacAATCTTGTGTGTATTTAATTGAAAGGATTATTAACTTGTTACAGGGTTCTagctttttcatcaaaatttcgaAGTATAGTTGCCAGAATGGTTGGATGGTTGTTGAACTCTCTCTATAGACTACTTCGAGCATTGAGACAATTTGTATATGTTATGTATCATATAGAACAAGGCTGGTGTTTAGTGTTGGTAAGGCAGAAGACCACATTTCTACTTACATTTAATAGATTATATATTGTGGACTATGAAATAAAGCAGTATTATATAAAATCAAGGCATATCATGGATGTCTGGTGAAGATGCATGGAAGCTTGCATattttacattttaaatcatcaaCTTAATAGTCATACAAAGTAAATGGAGCACATACTAAGTGTTTGAATCAACTGCTGGATTATTACTATAATGGCTTATAAGACTAAATGACCACTTCGGCTTTTTAGTGTATGCTTACACTTTCATATAATGTTTAGTTGGTTGCTAAGCGGTTAAACTCTGCATAGTCATTTAAATGGCTGCTTAGGTGTTTAGGGTTTTATATTTGATTACATTAGTTGGGATCACCACAGGTATTGCATGAAAGCTCTTAGCAACCTTGATGAGCTAGTGGACTGCATTTTGTAGAAAGCCTGAAAGGGGATAGGCAAACAGAGGAAAATCTGGTTGAGTATTGTGCAGATGAAACAAAGCTATGTTCCCTATATGAGACTGAATGGGGaacaatatttaataaatatcaaAGCAAGTATATAAAAGAAAAGCATCAAGGATGTGCCCATATCTCTCAACTCTAAAATGAAAAAGTGCATAGcacattaattttttcttttctttgctacAGTATCACATTAATTTTTAACAAGCATTTGCTTAGAAAAGGTAACCAACTAGTCAACGAAGAGGAATATTTCAGAATAAAATATTTAAGTCAGCATTTTGCCAGATAAATGTAAATACAGACACTGTTATGTGATATTATCAACTTTTAAAATATAGAAAGCTAT contains the following coding sequences:
- the LOC105041887 gene encoding replication factor C subunit 3-like isoform X2, which codes for MAEAAAPMEIDCDTPPARPNKGAPSAPTASPPPGLRSTAPDLSPTLQPTMISSTPVTPLRSFCFFLGSVLWLMDFFFFFLLLLQVDRLTNENRLPHLLLYGPPGSGKTSTILAVARKLYGEQYHNMILVLNASDDRGIDVVRQQIQDFASPRSPSFGAKSSVKLVLLDEADAMTKDAQFALRRVIEKHAKSTRFALICNHVNKIIPALQSRCTRFRFAPLDATHIRERLEYVIKVDGLDVAESGLTALVRLSNGDMRKALKSEHIADYFPLVPINTYGFSTCDRRSCLPLHWKPNVQRY
- the LOC109505637 gene encoding uncharacterized protein; translation: MQKGFGGGTPMEVRKAGEGDAAGGEGTAAAGRNTKQKPPFRPAKDDTKPLLRDPILRSDPIETEQAVLRLPPFPRTNSQF